A single genomic interval of Carettochelys insculpta isolate YL-2023 chromosome 28, ASM3395843v1, whole genome shotgun sequence harbors:
- the CCDC43 gene encoding coiled-coil domain-containing protein 43 yields MAALGPGGFEPWLAGRLEVLGLDRAVYAAYIQGLLREEESDEERLDALHAVLAACLEEDLLQDVCREIVVKWSEARNVGIREEKEDEIQAITSMIEKQAQIVVKPKKVSQDEELRKAALLAQYANVTDEEDGADEEDGAAAVSLPIGSEKSLFRNTNLEDVVNARKLERDSLREECQRKREQDKLQREKDKLARQERKEKEKKRTQKGERKR; encoded by the exons CGGGgcggctggaggtgctggggctggaccGGGCTGTCTACGCCGCCTACATCCAGGGGCTGCTGCGCGAGGAGGAGAGCGACGAGGAGCGGCTGGACGCGCTGCACGCGGTGCTGGCCGCCTGCCTG GAAGAAGATCTGTTACAGGATGTCTGCAGGGAAATAGTCGTGAAGTGGTCTGAAGCTCGGAATGTTGGCATAAGAGAGGAAAAAGAAG ATGAGATCCAGGCAATCACCAGCATGATCGAAAAGCAGGCCCAGATCGTCGTGAAGCCGAAGAAGGTTTCCCAGGACGAGGAGCTGAGGAAAGCTGCCCTCCTGGCTCAGTATGCCAATGTAACTGACGAGGAGGA TGGAGCAGATGAAGAGGATGGTGCTGCTGCAGTATCGCTACCGATTGGATCAGAAAAAT CGCTGTTCCGTAACACAAacctagaggatgttgtgaatgcCAGGAAGCTGGAAAGAGATTCTCTGCGGGAGGAGTGCCAGAGGAAAAGGGAGCAGGACAAGCTCCAGCGAGAGAAGGACAAGCTGGCCAGACAGGAGCgcaaggagaaggagaagaagaggACACAGAAGGGCGAGCGGAAACGGTAG